The genomic region GTACAGCGATTTGGATCTGTTCATCGTAGGGAAAAAGGACGGCCAGCCCGGACGCGATGGAAAGGAGGGCAGCCTCCTCAAACGCCTTGACGAGATCTGCATCAAGGCAGACCTGATCGATGCCACTCGCCAGCTAAGTATCCCGGAGTTCTCCGGCGACGGCCGTTACCTCACACACTACTCCGTTCACGAGTTCACGAACACGCTCGGCACGCCAGAGGACGATGTTACGAACACCTTCACCGCGCGACTCCTTCTTCTGCTCGAAAGCTGCCCTCTGCTGGAACCGGCAGTTTACCGTGAGGTCACAGAAGAGGTCATCGCTGCCTATTGGAGAGATTACGAGGACCACAAGACAGATTTCATGCCGGCGTTTCTCGCGAACGATATACTTCGCCTATGGAGAACCTTTTGCGTCAACTATGAAGCCAGGACCGAAAGGGTGCCCGTCAGGGAGAAGGCCAAGGGCAAGCTGAAGAACTATAAGTTGAAACACAGCCGGCTCTTGACGTGCTACTCGGCCCTGCTTTACCTATTGGCAGTTTATGGCCGCGAACAGACGGTCAGTCCAACGGACGCCCTTGCAATGATCGGCCTGACGCCGACCGAGCGGCTCGAATGGCTGTTAGCGTCTGTCAGAAAATAAGTGTAGCAACTAAAACATTTCTGGCTTACAATGGTTTGTGGCCGGCAAGAGTGAGATTGCCAAGCGGTTCCGTCAGCTTGAGCCTTGGCTGGACGAGCATTTGTGGCCGGCAAGAGTGAGATTGCCAAGCGGTTCCGTCAGCTTGAGCCTTGGCTGGACGAGCATATGCGGCGACTGTGGGCGGCTGCGGAGAGTTCAGCGTTAGGGCGGGGAGGAATTTCCTTGGTAGCGCGCGCCACCGGCGTGTCGAGGCGCGCGATCGGCGTGGGACGGTCGGAATTGGAGCAGAAGCCGGCCAAGGCGTTGCCTCCCAAGATCGCGATCCGCAAGCCGGGCGGGGGGCGAAAGAAGACCCTGACAAAGGATCCGGCCCTGCTTCGCGATTTGGAGAAGTTGGTGGAGCCTGTCACTCGCGGCGATCCGGAATCGCCGCTGCGGTGGACCTGCAAGAGCGTGCGCCGGCTGGCCGAGGAGTTACGGCGCAAGGGACACCCGGTGAGCCATACGCTGGTAGCGGAACTGCTGCACCAGCAGAAGTACAGCCTGCAAGCGAATCGTAAGACTACGGAGGGCTCGTCTCATCCGGACCGCAATGCGCAGTTCGAGCACATCAATGCCAAGGCGGAGGAATTCCTGAAGCTCGGGCAACCGGCCATATCCGTGGACACCAAGAAAAAGGAACAGGTGGGCGATTACAAGAACGGGGGCCGGGAGTGGCGGCCCAAGGGGCAGCCGGAACCGGTTCGCGTGCACGATTTCGCGAAGCAG from Acidobacteriota bacterium harbors:
- a CDS encoding ISAzo13 family transposase, whose amino-acid sequence is MAGKSEIAKRFRQLEPWLDEHMRRLWAAAESSALGRGGISLVARATGVSRRAIGVGRSELEQKPAKALPPKIAIRKPGGGRKKTLTKDPALLRDLEKLVEPVTRGDPESPLRWTCKSVRRLAEELRRKGHPVSHTLVAELLHQQKYSLQANRKTTEGSSHPDRNAQFEHINAKAEEFLKLGQPAISVDTKKKEQVGDYKNGGREWRPKGQPEPVRVHDFAKQKDVPYGVYDLGQDAGWVSVGTDHDTAAFAVESIRRWWNTMGQTSYPEARQLLITADGGGSNGSRVRLWKLELQRLADQTGLEISVCHFPPGTSKWNKIEHRLFSFITQNWRGKPLVSHEVIVNLIAATTTRTGLHVKSQLDTGTYPKGIKVSKAEFATIRLQPDAFHGDWNYSIARRT